In Rhodamnia argentea isolate NSW1041297 chromosome 11, ASM2092103v1, whole genome shotgun sequence, one genomic interval encodes:
- the LOC115751141 gene encoding ABC transporter B family member 26, chloroplastic-like gives MSFISRSSSLSLHNRRFSDHHRSASRARPHRLPFPAERQKSILHRLGSIDASSSVHFSLHGHGSGAERCGGFESARSWLRSAASFLPGGGWWSLRGDWEEAGAADAKAVSVVTALRWVWGLIAEDRLVIYVAFGSLAVAALSEITMPSLLAASLFTAQSGCRDLFYRQVQLLGILCCTSGICSGLRSGCFAVANTILVKCLRETIFSSLVFQDIGFFDTKSVGDLTSRLGSDCQRLSHVIKNDMNLIIRNILQGTGALVNLLSLSWPLTMSTMVICSVLSAIFLVYGRYQRNAAKLSQEFTAKANEVAEDTLNLMKTVRVYGTEGMEIGRYKLLLERLSSVSIREAAAYGLWNLSFNTLYRSTQVLALLLGGLSILTGYVSPEQLTKYILYCEWMIYATWRLVDSLTSLLQSIGASEEVFHLMSLSPSHQYLSKGLKMQKLRGHIQLVNVSFQYPSRITVPVLANVSFSIKPNEVVAIVGASGCGKSSLVSLLLRLYDPVDGQIYIDGFPIKELDIRCLREKIGLVGQEPHLFHMDISSNISYGCSREINQEDVELAASQAGAHDFISTLPDGYQTVIHDGLLSGGQKQRIAIARAILRDPAILILDEATSALDAESERLIKGLIFNKTARTVIVIAHRLSTVENADKIIVMHGGRVVEVGTHKELLFRDGFYGRLIKQREDSIEF, from the exons ATGTCCTTCATCTCTCGCTCGAGCAGTCTCTCCCTCCACAACCGCCGGTTCTCCGATCACCATCGCTCCGCCTCCAGAGCCAGGCCGCATCGCCTCCCATTCCCGGCCGAGCGCCAGAAGTCTATACTCCACCGCCTCGGGAGCATCGACGCATCGTCCTCAGTCCATTTCTCGCTGCATGGCCATGGAAGCGGAGCTGAACGCTGTGGCGGTTTCGAGAGCGCTCGGAGTTGGTTGCGGTCGGCCGCTTCGTTCTTGCCTGGAGGCGGTTGGTGGAGCTTGCGTGGTGATTGGGAGGAAGCGGGAGCTGCGGATGCCAAGGCGGTCTCGGTGGTGACCGCTCTGCGTTGGGTTTGGGGCTTGATTGCTGAAGATAGATTGGTGATTTATGTTGCGTTTGGCTCTCTCGCAGTCGCTGCG CTTTCAGAAATTACAATGCCAAGCCTACTGGCAGCTTCCCTATTCACTGCACAGAGTGGTTGCAGAGACCTGTTTTATAGACAGGTTCAGCTTTTGGGTATATTGTGTTGCACTTCAGGAATATGCAG TGGCTTGCGCAGTGGATGCTTTGCCGTTGCAAATACAATCTTG GTCAAGTGTCTCCGGGAAACTATATTTTCATCACTTGTTTTTCAG GATATAGGTTTCTTCGACACAAAATCTGTTGGTGATCTGACGAGTAGGCTCGGATCAGATTGTCAACGATTGTCCCATGTTATCAAGAATGATATGAACCTAATTATACGCAATATCCTTCAG GGGACAGGAGCATTGGTTAATTTACTCAGTTTGTCATGGCCCCTTACAATGTCAACGATGGTTATATGCTCAGTTCtatctgcaatttttttggtttatgGCCG GTACCAGAGGAATGCTGCGAAGTTAAGCCAAGAATTTACTGCCAAAGCCAACGAA GTTGCTGAAGACACTCTTAACTTGATGAAGACTGTCCGAGTTTATGGAACTGAAGGAATGGAAATTGGAAG GTATAAGCTATTGCTTGAGAGGTTAAGTTCTGTCAGCATTCGTGAAGCTGCGGCTTATGGATTATGGAATCTAAGTTTCAATACCCTTTATCGATCAACACag GTTTTGGCGCTGCTGTTAGGAGGTTTGTCAATTCTGACAGGTTACGTGTCCCCAGAGCAGCTTACTAAGTATATCCTGTACTGCGAGTGGATGATTTATGCAACTTGGAGGTTGGTGGACAGCCTAACGTCATTGTTGCAGTCCATTGGAGCTAGTGAAGAGGTTTTCCATCTAATGAGTCTCTCGCCAAGTCATCAGTACCTGTCAAAAG GGTTGAAAATGCAAAAGCTAAGGGGACACATTCAGCTCGTTAATGTATCTTTCCAGTATCCTTCAAGGATTACG GTACCAGTTCTAGCAAACGTTAGCTTCTCTATAAAGCCAAATGAAGTGGTTGCAATA GTTGGTGCAAGTGGTTGTGGGAAAAGCTCATTAGTTAGTCTTTTGCTTCGTTTATATGATCCAGTTGATGGTCAG ATTTATATTGACGGTTTCCCCATAAAGGAATTGGATATAAGGTGTCTCAGAGAAAAAATTGGATTAGTGGGACAG GAACCTCATCTCTTTCACATGGATATCTCATCAAACATTAGCTATGGATGCTCTAGAGAGATCAATCAGGAAGATGTAGAATTGGCTGCAAGCCAAGCTGGTGCCCATGATTTTATTTCTACTCTTCCCGATGGATATCAGACCGTCATTCATGATGGCTTGCTCAGCGGTGGACAGAAACAGAGAATTGCTATTGCTAGAGCCATCCTGAGAGATCCTGCTATTCTGATCCTGGATGAAGCGACCAGTGCCCTGGATGCGGAAAGCGAACGACTAATCAAG GGCCTAATCTTCAATAAAACAGCGAGAACCGTCATCGTCATAGCACACAG GCTCAGTACTGTTGAAAATGCCGATAAAATCATTGTAATGCATGGCGGTCGAGTTGTGGAG GTGGGAACACACAAGGAACTCCTCTTCAGGGATGGCTTCTACGGTCGTCTGATCAAACAACGGGAAGATTCAATTGAGTTCTGA
- the LOC115732005 gene encoding serine/threonine-protein kinase D6PK gives MKPIYHQKIFTEDDQPLLEMAHDSPQSDGLPSLAQEFYVSKEGPANLNDFFYEKVDISPGKGPAVVKANSHTEHPPDDSRNPSSGDVMDGSHILSDCKVISQKSLSQSPSQSGSEMLFCSSPEGSLCSPDLYVEAKESFVCAEFSECTDSNKFGESEVANSCVMTDSRNTSIVSTVSGESSSSNFSSIMSKPHKARDRGWKAIQAAESRNGQLGLEHFRLLKKLGCGDIGSVYLAELKDEGCSFAMKAMDKPALTNRKKLARALMERDILQSLDHPFLPTLYVHFETEKFSCLVLEFCPGGDLHTLRQRQPRKYFLEHAARFYAAEVLLALEYLHMLGIIYRDLKPENVLVREDGHIMLVDFDLSLRCSVSPTLVKPSNSISETGSSTSCVQPSCFTPRFFSHKSKKEKKSKQEKKLRHQENVLPELVAEPTDTRSMSFVGTHEYLAPEIIKGEGHGSAVDWWTFGIFLHELMFGRTPFKGAGNRSTLLNIIRQQFKFPESPAVSFAARDLIQRLLVKDPKQRLAYTRGATEVKQHPFFRSINWALIRCAHPPLVPKQATDGLTKDAAKQTHGVGVVAEPMGNCSDFDVF, from the exons ATGAAGCCCATTTACCACCAAAAAATTTTCACAGAGGATGACCAGCCACTCTTGGAAATGGCTCATGATAGCCCACAGAGTGACGGATTACCCAGCTTGGCACAGGAATTTTATGTCTCAAAAGAAGGACCGGCGaacttgaatgattttttttatgagaaagtggatatctctCCTGGAAAAGGCCCGGCGGTGGTGAAAGCGAACTCGCATACTGAGCATCCTCCAGATGACTCCAGGAATCCCAGTTCAGGTGATGTCATGGATGGAAGCCATATTTTAAGTGATTGCAAAGTAATTTCCCAGAAGTCTTTGAGTCAGTCCCCGTCTCAGTCTGGTTCAGAGATGCTCTTCTGTTCAAGTCCTGAGGGCAGCTTATGCTCTCCTGATCTTTATGTGGAAGCCAAAGAAAGTTTTGTCTGTGCTGAATTCAGCGAGTGCACAGATAGCAACAAGTTCGGTGAGAGCGAAGTTGCCAACTCATGCGTCATGACTGATAGCAGGAACACCAGCATTGTGAGTACTGTCAGTGGCGAGAGCAGCTCCAGCAATTTTAGCAGCATTATGAGCAAGCCGCATAAGGCAAGAGATAGGGGATGGAAGGCAATCCAGGCTGCCGAATCACGTAATGGGCAATTGGGGTTAGAGCACTTCAGGTTGCTGAAGAAGTTGGGTTGTGGGGATATCGGTAGTGTATACCTAGCGGAGCTGAAAGACGAAGGGTGCTCCTTTGCCATGAAAGCTATGGATAAACCGGCTCTGACAAATAGGAAGAAACTTGCAAGGGCACTGATGGAGAGGGATATATTGCAGTCTTTGGATCATCCTTTCTTACCCACTTTGTACGTGCATTTTGAGACGGAGAAGTTTTCTTGCTTGGTATTGGAGTTTTGCCCAGGAGGAGACTTGCATACGCTTAGGCAAAGGCAACCTAGGAAGTATTTTCTAGAGCATGCAGCCAG GTTCTATGCAGCTGAAGTCCTGCTAGCTTTGGAGTACTTGCACATGCTTGGGATCATATACAGGGACCTCAAGCCAGAAAACGTTTTGGTCCGAGAAGATGGGCATATAATGCTCGTGGATTTTGACCTCTCTCTAAGATGCTCTGTCAGCCCGACTCTTGTCAAGCCCTCCAACTCAATCTCCGAGACGGGGAGCTCGACTTCCTGTGTACAGCCTTCCTGTTTCACGCCGCGCTTCTTTTCACATAagtccaaaaaggaaaagaagtccAAGCAAGAGAAAAAATTGCGTCATCAAGAAAACGTGCTGCCCGAGCTCGTGGCTGAACCCACGGACACTCGGTCAATGTCCTTCGTCGGGACCCATGAGTACTTGGCACCCGAAATCATCAAAGGTGAGGGCCACGGAAGTGCCGTGGATTGGTGGACATTCGGCATATTTCTTCACGAGCTCATGTTTGGTAGGACTCCCTTTAAGGGTGCGGGGAACAGAAGCACTCTATTAAATATCATCCGGCAGCAGTTCAAATTCCCGGAGTCACCTGCCGTGAGCTTCGCTGCGAGAGACTTGATCCAGAGACTGCTCGTGAAAGATCCGAAACAACGCCTCGCTTACACCCGTGGAGCCACCGAAGTTAAACAGCATCCGTTCTTCAGGAGCATCAACTGGGCACTGATTCGGTGCGCCCATCCGCCGCTGGTGCCTAAGCAAGCGACAGACGGGCTTACGAAAGACGCGGCAAAGCAAACGCATGGCGTGGGTGTCGTTGCGGAACCTATGGGTAATTGTTCGGATTTCGATGTTTTCTAG